In one window of Comamonas testosteroni DNA:
- the bla gene encoding class A beta-lactamase — protein MQRRSMLTTGLALGLGAWGLSGCAFISKQQAAAARTLSDELAVLENQAQGRFGLYVLDTVSGAEAGWRGDERFPMCSTFKTLLAARMLYLAQRDETRLWRKLYYSPSEVVAWSPISEKRAGANGGMTVQELCEAMVLVSDNTAANVLLEASGGPAALTQWLRELGDGTTRLDRNEPSLNTALAGDERDTTTPQAMLQSLQKLLLGDVLEGYGRALLQQWLVDSRTGDKRLRAGMPGDWKVGGKTGTGERGTACDTLIVWPTEQSAPLLVTAYLTGSQLDGAGREAVLARAGEAVKRWYYAI, from the coding sequence ATGCAACGACGCAGCATGCTGACAACAGGACTGGCCTTGGGTCTGGGGGCCTGGGGACTGAGCGGCTGTGCTTTTATCTCCAAGCAGCAAGCCGCAGCAGCGAGAACATTGAGCGACGAGTTGGCGGTGCTGGAAAATCAGGCCCAGGGCCGGTTCGGCCTGTATGTGCTGGATACCGTCAGCGGTGCCGAGGCAGGCTGGCGTGGCGACGAGCGCTTTCCCATGTGCAGCACCTTCAAGACCTTGTTGGCCGCACGCATGCTGTATCTGGCACAGCGAGATGAAACGCGTCTGTGGCGCAAGCTCTATTACTCTCCTTCCGAAGTCGTGGCCTGGTCGCCGATCTCCGAAAAGCGCGCGGGTGCCAATGGCGGCATGACGGTGCAGGAGTTGTGTGAAGCGATGGTGCTTGTCAGCGACAACACGGCGGCCAATGTGCTGCTGGAGGCCAGCGGCGGGCCGGCGGCGCTGACGCAATGGCTGCGCGAACTGGGTGACGGCACCACCAGGCTGGACCGCAACGAACCTTCGCTGAACACGGCGCTGGCCGGCGATGAACGCGACACCACGACGCCGCAGGCCATGTTGCAAAGCTTGCAGAAGTTGCTGCTGGGCGATGTGCTGGAGGGCTATGGCCGCGCCCTGCTGCAGCAGTGGCTGGTGGACAGCCGAACCGGTGACAAGCGCCTGCGCGCCGGCATGCCCGGCGACTGGAAGGTGGGTGGCAAGACAGGCACCGGCGAGAGGGGCACGGCCTGCGACACCCTTATCGTCTGGCCTACCGAGCAATCTGCGCCGCTGCTGGTGACGGCCTATCTGACCGGCAGCCAGCTCGATGGTGCAGGGCGTGAGGCCGTGCTGGCCAGGGCTGGCGAGGCGGTCAAGCGCTGGTATTACGCGATTTGA